From a region of the Narcine bancroftii isolate sNarBan1 chromosome 5, sNarBan1.hap1, whole genome shotgun sequence genome:
- the LOC138762880 gene encoding Ig heavy chain Mem5-like: protein MSVAALSLVFTVQMLRASDPVPAPFGSAGLDVVTADVGQTVKLTCISEDRVVLASSGLWFKQRVNEALAPIETGVCHQPGWRINCTKGSSDHMLILEIRDAQTEDSGTYFCKALGFGPALGKGSTLLVGDSSSNMTSLLVFAPPSETNGSVPLVCQVSGLTSTQMVIYWNISGQMTKGPSDSSTVDSDEKYTVRSQVLVPLETWRNGGVCTCIAQFGGSGKQRSENVTRRVAETHQDWCPAVACTSGILACLLVLSAVLVHKSCRTGASRQKDMGHDRAAQSDAPSIYTSLHFAGSSSLPA, encoded by the exons ATGTCGGTCGCGGCTTTGTCTCTCGTCTTCACTGTCCAAATGCTCCGGGCGAGCG ATCCCGTGCCCGCACCGTTTGGTTCCGCCGGTCTGGATGTGGTGACCGCTGATGTGGGTCAGACGGTTAAACTGACCTGCATCTCAGAGGATCGCGTGGTATTAGCGAGCTCGGGTCTCTGGTTCAAACAGCGTGTGAACGAAGCCCTGGCTCCCATCGAGACCGGGGTCTGTCATCAGCCGGGTTGGAGGATAAATTGCACCAAAGGCTCCAGCGATCACATGTTGATTCTGGAAATCCGAGACGCCCAGACGGAGGACTCGGGTACCTACTTCTGCAAAGCACTGGGATTCGGTCCAGCGCTTGGGAAAGGCTCCACGCTTTTGGTTGGAG ACAGCTCTTCCAACATGACCAGCCTGTTGGTGTTCGCCCCGCCGTCTGAGACGAACGGGTCTGTTCCCTTGGTGTGTCAGGTCAGCGGCCTGACCTCGACCCAGATGGTTATTTACTGGAACATCTCGGGGCAGATGACCAAAGGTCCGAGCGATTCCAGCACGGTGGACTCGGACGAGAAATACACCGTTAGAAGCCAAGTGCTGGTGCCCCTGGAAACCTGGAGGAACGGCGGAGTGTGCACATGTATTGCCCAGTTCGGAGGCTCCGGCAAGCAGCGATCCGAGAATGTGACTCGACGCGTCGCTGAGACACACCAAG ACTGGTGTCCTGCAGTGGCATGCACCTCGGGGATCCTCGCTTGCTTGCTCGTCCTCAGTGCTGTCCTGGTCCATAAGAGCTGCCGAACAG GGGCCAGTCGTCAAAAGGATATGGGCCATGACAGGGCAGCTCAG TCCGACGCCCCAAGTATTTACACCTCTCTCCACTTTGCTGGCTCCTCCTCTTTGCCTGCCTGA